One window of Inquilinus sp. KBS0705 genomic DNA carries:
- a CDS encoding SusD/RagB family nutrient-binding outer membrane lipoprotein, whose product MKKFLNKFLLVFIAGVAITSCKKITDETNVNPNQPTNLSTGYALTSAIQYLGGTAGGLGTTNINSAAGQLYSQYLSETFYTNESRFTLAQYDYQGYYTGPLLDLQQVIDFNTNADTKSLATTTSFGSNANQIAAARILRAFIFLTMTDRWGDIPYTDALQGNKVLTPKFDAQKDIYASLFKELTEAQAQFDGGAPLTNDILFDGDNTKWKHWANSLRAIMALRLSKVDPATGRTEFQKAVTAGVMTSNADNATYKYLTEQNNENPYFNNYRSRYDYAVSSTLVNFLNNYNDPRLPVYAAPTADNKYVGLVYGTAGSDLNNFNIGDRDNPGNVSQIGTAFSSQDSPSAWTSYAQVLFTEAEAAHLGWITGGEAAAANFYTQGITASLQQNGVAAGAITTYLAQPKVVYNPATAVEQIITQKWLANYMGNGWESWAEYRRTGFPRLVDPVPTALSPNKRIPRRQQYPQTENDLNSQNYQAVIARQGPDALDTHVWWDK is encoded by the coding sequence ATGAAAAAGTTTTTAAATAAATTTTTGTTAGTATTTATTGCGGGTGTAGCCATTACATCGTGCAAAAAAATAACCGACGAAACCAACGTAAACCCTAACCAGCCCACTAACCTATCAACCGGGTATGCACTAACCAGTGCTATACAATACCTGGGTGGCACCGCAGGCGGCTTAGGTACCACCAATATCAACAGCGCTGCAGGGCAACTGTATTCGCAGTATTTATCTGAAACGTTTTACACAAACGAATCGAGGTTTACACTGGCACAATACGATTACCAGGGCTATTATACCGGCCCCCTGCTTGATTTGCAGCAGGTGATAGATTTTAATACAAATGCCGATACAAAAAGCCTGGCTACCACTACATCTTTTGGCTCAAATGCCAACCAGATAGCCGCCGCGCGTATTTTAAGGGCGTTTATATTTTTAACCATGACGGATAGGTGGGGCGATATACCTTATACCGACGCCCTACAAGGCAATAAGGTGCTTACCCCTAAATTTGACGCGCAAAAAGATATCTACGCTTCGCTGTTTAAAGAACTGACCGAAGCACAGGCGCAGTTTGATGGCGGTGCACCGTTAACCAACGATATTTTGTTTGACGGCGACAACACCAAATGGAAACACTGGGCAAATTCGCTTAGGGCTATTATGGCCCTGCGTTTAAGCAAGGTAGACCCTGCCACCGGCCGCACCGAGTTTCAGAAGGCAGTAACCGCGGGGGTAATGACTTCAAACGCGGACAATGCTACTTATAAATACTTAACCGAGCAAAATAACGAAAACCCGTACTTTAACAACTACAGGTCGCGTTACGATTATGCGGTTAGTTCTACACTCGTGAACTTTTTAAATAACTATAACGACCCGCGCCTACCTGTGTACGCCGCACCAACAGCCGATAATAAATACGTAGGCCTGGTGTATGGTACTGCCGGCAGCGATTTAAATAACTTTAACATCGGCGACCGCGATAACCCGGGTAATGTATCGCAAATTGGAACTGCGTTTTCAAGCCAGGATTCTCCGTCAGCATGGACCAGCTACGCACAGGTATTATTTACCGAGGCCGAAGCTGCACACTTAGGCTGGATAACCGGTGGCGAGGCTGCTGCAGCTAACTTTTACACCCAGGGCATAACGGCGTCGTTGCAACAAAACGGCGTTGCGGCCGGCGCTATAACCACTTACCTGGCGCAGCCAAAAGTGGTTTACAACCCGGCAACCGCGGTTGAGCAAATTATCACCCAAAAATGGTTGGCCAACTACATGGGTAACGGCTGGGAGTCGTGGGCGGAGTATCGCCGTACCGGTTTCCCGCGCTTGGTTGACCCTGTGCCTACTGCATTAAGCCCTAACAAGCGTATACCACGCAGGCAACAGTACCCGCAAACCGAGAACGACCTTAACAGCCAAAATTACCAGGCTGTGATTGCCCGCCAGGGTCCGGATGCCTTAGATACACACGTATGGTGGGATAAATAA
- a CDS encoding DUF2807 domain-containing protein — MSCSLSVKAWRLATRFNFNLKLSKNVKSMQRFAILRRLFIKTYIMKKYTLVIAVLACTLMLSVSSRAQTVTRNVSGYTGVESNGPFNVTVTIDGTESIKLDVDADALDDIKTEVENGVLKVGFKNGWKNHRNLKHANIYITAKSLNYLANGGSGSTVLTGMLTGDNAKVSVSGSGNLKCAVTSQSLDLHVSGSGGLDVKGSTGQADVSVSGSGSINGRQLKTETVSARISGSGEVVLIANKSVSGRISGSGSLQYSGNATIGESHTSGSGRISKID, encoded by the coding sequence ATGAGTTGCAGCCTGTCTGTTAAGGCATGGCGCCTCGCCACTCGTTTTAATTTCAATCTCAAATTGTCCAAAAACGTTAAATCGATGCAACGTTTCGCTATTTTGCGGCGTCTTTTTATTAAAACCTATATTATGAAAAAATACACCTTAGTTATAGCAGTGCTTGCATGCACATTAATGCTGTCTGTTAGCAGCCGGGCACAAACCGTAACCCGCAATGTATCCGGTTATACAGGCGTAGAAAGTAACGGGCCCTTTAATGTAACGGTAACTATTGATGGTACCGAAAGCATTAAACTGGACGTAGATGCCGACGCATTAGACGATATAAAAACCGAAGTTGAGAATGGCGTACTAAAAGTTGGTTTTAAAAACGGCTGGAAAAATCACCGTAATTTAAAACACGCCAATATTTACATCACTGCAAAAAGCTTAAACTATTTGGCTAATGGTGGCTCGGGCAGTACGGTATTAACCGGCATGCTAACCGGCGACAATGCAAAAGTTTCTGTAAGTGGTTCTGGTAACTTAAAATGCGCGGTAACCTCACAATCGCTTGATCTGCATGTAAGCGGTTCGGGTGGGTTAGATGTAAAAGGCAGCACCGGCCAGGCCGATGTTAGTGTTTCGGGCTCGGGAAGTATAAACGGCAGGCAGCTTAAAACCGAAACCGTATCGGCAAGGATATCGGGCTCAGGCGAAGTGGTTTTAATTGCCAACAAATCGGTATCGGGGCGCATATCAGGTTCTGGAAGCCTGCAATACTCGGGCAATGCAACTATCGGCGAAAGCCATACTTCAGGCTCAGGCAGAATCTCTAAGATAGACTAA
- a CDS encoding putative sulfate exporter family transporter, with protein sequence MHTQQHQLTSKTAGLLINLSENSRKVIFIICVTLCLTPFISPAIALLMGLVIAQFTGHPYLHLNHKATHLLLQISVVGLGFGMNVHSAMQAGREGVLFTIASITGTLIFGYFMGKWLNIEKKTSYLISAGTAICGGSAIAAISPVIKAEEKQISVALGCVFILNSIALFIFPMIGHHFNLSQTQFGLWCAIAIHDTSSVVGAASKYGPHALEVATTVKLARALWIIPVAFMSTFIFKNKSKKISIPYFIGLFVLAMIANTYIPATKLISPYMIIIAKAGLTLTLFLIGASLSRKVLASVGFKPLLQGVVLWIIISTTALYAVMHLA encoded by the coding sequence ATGCATACTCAACAACATCAATTAACTTCTAAAACTGCCGGACTACTAATCAATTTGAGTGAAAACAGCCGGAAGGTTATATTTATAATTTGTGTAACCTTATGTCTAACCCCGTTTATCAGCCCGGCAATCGCTTTACTGATGGGCTTGGTGATTGCCCAGTTTACCGGGCACCCTTACTTGCATCTGAATCACAAAGCTACTCACCTATTATTGCAGATATCCGTTGTTGGTTTAGGATTCGGCATGAATGTGCATAGTGCCATGCAGGCTGGAAGAGAAGGGGTCTTATTCACCATCGCATCGATCACCGGAACATTGATATTCGGTTACTTTATGGGCAAGTGGTTAAATATTGAAAAGAAAACCTCTTATCTGATCTCTGCCGGTACCGCCATTTGTGGTGGCAGTGCCATTGCCGCCATCTCACCTGTGATCAAAGCTGAAGAAAAGCAAATATCCGTAGCGCTTGGTTGCGTGTTCATACTGAATTCTATCGCTCTGTTTATTTTCCCGATGATTGGCCATCATTTCAACCTGTCACAAACGCAGTTTGGCTTATGGTGTGCTATTGCTATCCATGATACCAGTTCGGTCGTGGGTGCGGCCAGCAAATACGGACCGCATGCCTTGGAAGTAGCCACCACAGTTAAATTGGCCCGCGCTTTATGGATCATTCCGGTAGCTTTTATGTCTACATTTATTTTTAAGAATAAATCAAAGAAGATCAGCATTCCTTATTTCATAGGATTATTTGTCTTGGCAATGATAGCTAATACCTACATTCCCGCCACTAAACTAATCAGTCCCTATATGATCATTATCGCGAAGGCCGGTTTAACGCTCACCTTGTTTTTGATCGGTGCAAGTTTATCCAGAAAGGTACTGGCATCGGTTGGATTCAAACCTCTGTTGCAAGGAGTGGTGCTTTGGATTATCATCTCAACCACTGCTTTGTATGCGGTGATGCATTTAGCCTAA
- a CDS encoding class I SAM-dependent methyltransferase — MNSKDHWENIYQSKPLTDASWYEPIPETSLSIISRLKLPKDAAIIDIGGGDSLLADHLLALGYTNITVLDISSAAIERAKLRMGKQATLVNWVVSDMLVFKESKKFEIWHDRAAFHFLTDLQDQQLYLDNVNKNLKENGYLIISTFALDGPEKCSNLPVQQFSEISLCNKFGPYFKKLNCFTKEHLTPFRTLQQFLYCTFQKIK, encoded by the coding sequence ATGAATAGCAAAGATCATTGGGAAAATATTTACCAAAGCAAACCACTTACCGACGCGAGTTGGTATGAACCGATCCCTGAAACATCACTTAGTATTATTTCCAGGCTTAAATTACCCAAAGATGCTGCTATCATTGACATAGGTGGCGGCGATAGCTTATTGGCCGACCATTTATTAGCATTGGGTTATACCAATATTACGGTACTGGATATTTCATCTGCGGCGATAGAAAGGGCAAAATTACGGATGGGCAAACAGGCAACCCTGGTTAATTGGGTGGTTAGCGATATGCTGGTTTTCAAAGAATCAAAAAAGTTTGAAATCTGGCATGACCGGGCTGCTTTTCATTTCCTGACAGACCTACAAGACCAGCAATTATATTTAGATAATGTAAACAAAAATCTAAAAGAGAACGGCTATTTGATAATCAGCACATTTGCGTTAGACGGACCCGAGAAGTGCAGCAATTTGCCCGTGCAGCAATTCTCTGAAATATCGCTTTGCAATAAGTTCGGCCCTTATTTCAAAAAGCTAAATTGCTTTACTAAGGAACACCTGACGCCTTTTCGTACTTTACAGCAATTTCTATACTGTACTTTTCAAAAAATTAAATAA
- a CDS encoding MBL fold metallo-hydrolase: MKIEQFEDKGLSHYSYAILSECDRKIILIDPSRDVSHYLAYAENNGATIIGVIETHPHADFVSGHLELHQTTGATIYCSALVGAAYPHQTFDDGNSISFGKIMLKALNTPGHSPDSISIVLMHDGKDKAVFTGDTLFIGDCGRPDLRESAGNLTAKREELAAKMYHSLRDKLMVLDNDVIVYPAHGAGTLCGKALSEANNSTVGAEKLSNWSLQAMSEAEFMKVLLQDQPFVPKYFPYDVELNKRGAPDLADSLKGVSVGKPVKINKNIFVVDARPEGAFKSGHPPGSINIQHCGKFETWLGSIISPGEAFYLIAESDSELEKLVLRCAKIGYEVFIEQAFVGNDGKEIMETLDVEQFRTNPQNYTIVDIRNPGEVKVHPVFKNAIAIPLPELRERVLEIPFNKPIVVHCAGGYRSAAGSSIIQNAFGAKTKVYDLGEAIKHFL; the protein is encoded by the coding sequence ATGAAAATCGAACAATTTGAAGATAAAGGACTGTCTCACTATTCCTATGCTATTTTAAGTGAATGTGACCGGAAGATAATTCTAATAGATCCGTCACGGGATGTAAGCCATTATTTGGCTTATGCTGAAAATAATGGAGCGACGATCATCGGCGTAATCGAAACCCATCCGCATGCCGATTTTGTAAGCGGGCATTTAGAATTGCATCAAACAACTGGCGCGACCATTTATTGTTCTGCATTAGTAGGCGCTGCGTATCCGCATCAAACTTTTGATGATGGAAATAGTATCAGTTTTGGCAAGATCATGTTAAAAGCTTTAAACACGCCCGGCCACTCTCCTGACAGTATCTCCATCGTATTAATGCACGATGGTAAAGACAAAGCGGTATTTACAGGTGACACCTTATTCATCGGGGATTGCGGCAGGCCAGACCTACGTGAGAGTGCAGGTAACCTAACAGCTAAGAGGGAAGAATTAGCAGCCAAAATGTATCATTCACTCCGGGATAAGTTAATGGTGCTTGATAATGACGTCATTGTTTACCCTGCGCATGGGGCTGGAACACTTTGTGGTAAGGCTTTAAGTGAGGCCAATAACAGTACCGTCGGCGCTGAGAAATTAAGCAATTGGTCGCTACAGGCAATGAGCGAAGCCGAATTTATGAAGGTGCTTTTGCAGGATCAGCCTTTTGTACCTAAGTATTTTCCTTATGATGTGGAACTAAATAAGCGCGGCGCACCGGATTTAGCTGATTCATTAAAGGGAGTATCTGTTGGTAAACCAGTTAAAATCAATAAAAATATTTTTGTGGTAGATGCCAGGCCGGAAGGGGCATTTAAAAGCGGGCATCCCCCCGGTTCTATTAATATACAGCATTGTGGTAAGTTTGAAACTTGGCTCGGAAGCATCATTTCGCCCGGGGAAGCTTTTTACCTGATCGCTGAAAGCGATAGTGAGTTAGAGAAATTGGTTTTGCGTTGTGCTAAGATCGGCTATGAAGTATTTATAGAGCAGGCTTTTGTAGGAAATGATGGAAAGGAAATAATGGAAACATTAGACGTTGAGCAATTCAGAACTAATCCGCAGAACTATACCATTGTGGATATCAGGAATCCGGGTGAGGTTAAAGTACATCCGGTATTTAAAAATGCAATCGCTATCCCTTTGCCAGAACTACGCGAAAGGGTTTTAGAGATACCATTTAACAAGCCCATTGTTGTTCACTGTGCGGGTGGTTATCGAAGCGCAGCCGGCAGTAGCATCATCCAGAATGCTTTTGGAGCAAAAACAAAGGTGTATGACTTGGGTGAAGCAATTAAACATTTCTTATAA
- a CDS encoding transporter, whose protein sequence is MKSLKFLVVGMLFGIILVKSQVISWFRIQEMFRLQAFHMYGIIGSAIVVGIISIQLIKRFQLKTIHGEQIVIPDKTFHWGNVYGGLIFGLGWAITGACPGPLFAEIGSGFWVIIVTLLSAIAGTWTYGLLREKLPH, encoded by the coding sequence ATGAAAAGTCTAAAGTTCTTGGTAGTGGGGATGCTCTTCGGTATTATCCTCGTCAAATCACAAGTGATCTCTTGGTTCAGGATACAGGAAATGTTCCGCTTGCAAGCCTTTCATATGTATGGGATTATTGGCAGCGCGATAGTCGTGGGTATCATTTCAATTCAACTCATCAAACGGTTCCAGTTAAAGACCATACACGGAGAGCAAATTGTTATTCCTGACAAAACATTTCATTGGGGGAATGTTTATGGCGGATTGATATTTGGTTTGGGCTGGGCAATTACGGGCGCTTGTCCGGGGCCGCTGTTTGCTGAAATCGGCAGCGGCTTTTGGGTAATCATTGTTACGCTGTTAAGCGCGATTGCGGGAACATGGACCTATGGTTTGTTAAGGGAGAAATTGCCTCATTAA
- a CDS encoding YeeE/YedE family protein, with product MDIIKQPWPWYMAGPLIGLIVPALLLLGNKTFGISGTLRQVCAACIPSNISFFKYDWKKESWNLFFAAGIIIGGFIATNLLSNSGQVNINPHTTALLQQEGVKDFSGLLPQDIFSFSQLLTLRGFIFIVVGGFLVGFGTRYAGGCTSGHAIMGISSLQWPSLIATCCFMIGGFVMTWFILPYLLQL from the coding sequence ATGGATATCATTAAACAACCCTGGCCCTGGTATATGGCAGGTCCCCTGATCGGGTTGATCGTACCAGCTTTATTACTTTTAGGTAATAAAACTTTTGGTATTTCCGGAACGCTTAGGCAGGTCTGCGCTGCCTGCATCCCCTCCAATATTTCATTCTTTAAGTATGACTGGAAAAAGGAGAGCTGGAATCTTTTTTTTGCAGCCGGGATTATTATAGGCGGCTTTATTGCTACCAACCTGCTTTCGAACTCCGGACAGGTTAATATCAATCCACATACGACAGCACTGCTGCAGCAGGAAGGTGTCAAGGATTTTAGCGGTTTATTGCCGCAGGATATATTCAGCTTTAGCCAGCTATTAACACTGCGTGGATTTATTTTTATTGTTGTGGGTGGTTTCCTGGTTGGTTTCGGAACCCGGTATGCGGGAGGCTGCACTTCTGGTCACGCCATCATGGGGATCTCTTCTTTACAGTGGCCATCTTTAATAGCAACCTGTTGCTTTATGATCGGCGGATTTGTGATGACCTGGTTTATTTTACCTTATTTATTACAGTTATGA
- a CDS encoding sulfite exporter TauE/SafE family protein — MEIAGYAAAILIGLSLGLIGGGGSILTVPILVYFFLIDPVIATTYSLFVVGLTSSAGAISHYRKGNVNFKIAFVFGIPSLIAVFIMRKWVMPAMPHHLLNIGSFELTKPVLLMLVFAVLMLTASISMIRKKKEILVSDSQLSYNKLVIQSIIVGIITGFVGVGGGFLIIPSLVLFAGLSMKKAVGTSLMVMTISSLLGVLGDISRHAPIDYKFLLLFSAFAIAGIITGSYLTKYISETKLKPAFGWFVLLMGIFVLITTLTK, encoded by the coding sequence GTGGAAATAGCAGGATACGCGGCGGCAATATTAATAGGTCTGTCTTTAGGTTTGATCGGCGGTGGCGGTTCTATTCTCACTGTCCCCATATTAGTTTATTTTTTCTTGATCGACCCTGTTATAGCGACAACCTATTCCCTGTTTGTAGTAGGGTTAACCAGCTCGGCGGGCGCGATAAGCCATTATAGAAAAGGTAACGTCAATTTTAAAATAGCTTTTGTATTTGGTATCCCATCATTAATAGCCGTATTCATCATGCGTAAATGGGTGATGCCCGCCATGCCGCATCATCTGCTCAATATTGGTTCGTTTGAATTGACCAAGCCGGTATTATTAATGCTTGTTTTCGCGGTATTAATGTTGACCGCTTCTATTTCTATGATCAGAAAGAAAAAAGAAATTTTAGTTTCCGACTCACAGTTGAGCTATAACAAATTGGTGATCCAAAGTATTATAGTTGGCATCATCACCGGTTTTGTAGGCGTGGGCGGTGGCTTTTTAATCATTCCATCGCTGGTTTTGTTTGCCGGTTTATCCATGAAAAAAGCCGTGGGCACATCCTTAATGGTAATGACCATCAGTTCATTGTTAGGCGTATTGGGTGACATAAGCCGACATGCCCCAATCGATTATAAATTCTTATTGCTGTTTTCAGCATTTGCCATAGCCGGAATTATAACGGGCAGCTATTTAACCAAATATATAAGCGAAACAAAACTAAAGCCTGCTTTTGGCTGGTTTGTGTTGCTGATGGGCATATTTGTATTGATCACAACTTTAACAAAATAA
- a CDS encoding Crp/Fnr family transcriptional regulator: MKLFGAILEEELRANSQLKTLPAETVMMQSNSYIRSIPVVLSGSMRVMRQDEDGREILLYYIKPGESCIMSFLAGIHEDTSKVKLVVEEDSEVLMLPIAKASEWIKVYPEWADFIFKLYHKRFEELLDVINAVAFQKLDDRIVTLLKRKASVYGSNEFSITHQQLAEELGTTREVISRLLKQMEKQELITLSRNKITLNIPL; the protein is encoded by the coding sequence ATGAAATTATTCGGAGCAATTTTAGAAGAAGAACTGCGCGCCAACAGCCAACTTAAAACATTGCCTGCTGAAACGGTGATGATGCAATCTAATAGCTATATCCGGTCGATACCAGTGGTTCTCTCGGGCAGCATGCGCGTGATGCGGCAGGACGAGGATGGCAGGGAAATACTACTTTATTACATCAAACCCGGCGAAAGCTGCATTATGTCTTTTTTGGCCGGGATACATGAAGATACCAGCAAGGTCAAATTGGTGGTAGAAGAAGATTCGGAAGTGCTAATGTTGCCGATAGCAAAAGCCAGCGAATGGATAAAGGTGTATCCGGAATGGGCCGACTTTATCTTTAAACTTTACCATAAACGCTTTGAAGAGTTGCTGGATGTGATCAATGCAGTTGCCTTCCAAAAGTTAGACGACCGGATAGTTACCCTATTGAAGAGAAAGGCCAGTGTTTATGGATCCAATGAGTTCAGTATAACGCATCAGCAACTGGCTGAAGAATTGGGCACCACCCGCGAGGTGATCTCCCGACTGCTTAAACAAATGGAAAAACAGGAATTAATTACGCTCTCCAGAAATAAAATCACTTTAAATATCCCTCTGTAA
- a CDS encoding LysR family transcriptional regulator, whose translation MLDFRLQVFYTVAKRLNFTKASAELYISQPAVTKHIKELEAEYKTTLFERSGNKKIELTPAGDTLLQYADKLLAIYKELEFDMNLLIKQHSGTLRIGGSNTVSQYVIPPVLAQFHQKFKEVQVNLVTGNTEQMEQALLNKEIDLGIVEGIHRNPQIKYQEFIADELVLVCSIKNNTIKKDFIKPEDLKTLPLLLREPGSGTLDVIAHALKPFNIKIADLHTEMQLGGTESIKSYLMHSNCFAFLSVQSILNELKANTLKIVDIKDLTIERPFYFIQPHGQPSSLAELFVRFTKSYQAI comes from the coding sequence ATGTTAGATTTCCGCTTACAAGTATTCTATACGGTAGCCAAAAGGCTTAATTTCACCAAAGCCTCAGCTGAGTTATATATCAGCCAGCCCGCGGTTACCAAACACATCAAGGAATTGGAAGCAGAATATAAAACTACCCTTTTTGAAAGGAGCGGCAATAAAAAGATCGAACTGACCCCGGCGGGCGATACGTTGCTGCAATATGCTGACAAACTTCTTGCAATCTACAAAGAACTGGAATTTGATATGAACCTGCTGATTAAACAGCATTCGGGAACTTTGCGTATCGGCGGAAGCAATACGGTGTCACAGTATGTGATTCCACCGGTTTTAGCCCAATTCCATCAAAAATTTAAAGAGGTGCAAGTTAACCTGGTTACCGGAAACACCGAGCAAATGGAGCAGGCACTGTTAAATAAAGAAATTGACCTCGGTATTGTAGAAGGAATACACCGTAACCCGCAGATTAAATACCAGGAATTTATAGCAGATGAACTGGTACTGGTTTGCAGTATCAAAAATAACACGATCAAAAAAGACTTTATAAAACCGGAGGATTTAAAAACTCTGCCGCTGTTATTACGTGAACCAGGCTCAGGTACACTGGATGTGATCGCGCACGCCTTAAAGCCCTTTAATATCAAAATCGCCGACCTGCATACAGAAATGCAGTTAGGAGGAACTGAGAGCATTAAATCATACCTGATGCATAGCAATTGTTTCGCCTTCCTTTCTGTTCAGTCTATATTAAATGAACTTAAGGCAAATACTTTGAAAATAGTAGATATTAAAGACCTAACCATTGAACGCCCGTTCTATTTTATTCAGCCGCACGGGCAGCCATCATCATTGGCAGAATTGTTTGTGCGTTTTACGAAAAGCTATCAAGCTATTTGA
- a CDS encoding ABC transporter substrate-binding protein: MKYLHKITFAIAIISALSSQVKAQDHRFDPPWNTPPESKVMFTVPGVDNVPDLFGDINDPQLVVFFAGNQFMCIDDLMAAFKKEHPQYQRIFAETLPPGILAKQIIGGSITIGNMRITLQPDVYTAGKSRTDQMPEYFSRTEPYAYNRLAIMVQKGNPKNVKGLKDLGRADVRVSMPNPEWEGIGKRIEEAYLLAGTETLRKTIMEDKVKDSTTYLTQIHHRQTPMRIMYNQSDAAPVWYSEAYYQMTIKHPTDLIEIPAKDNINATYVAGQMKNAPHAQAAKDFMDFLISPTAKAIYRKYGFTTK; the protein is encoded by the coding sequence ATGAAATATCTTCATAAAATAACATTCGCAATAGCAATAATATCCGCTCTGAGCAGCCAGGTAAAAGCCCAGGATCACCGCTTTGATCCGCCATGGAATACACCGCCGGAAAGTAAGGTTATGTTTACCGTACCAGGCGTAGATAACGTGCCCGATCTTTTTGGCGACATTAACGATCCGCAGTTAGTTGTATTCTTTGCCGGGAATCAGTTCATGTGTATTGACGACCTGATGGCAGCATTTAAAAAGGAACACCCGCAATACCAGCGCATTTTCGCGGAAACTTTACCGCCGGGAATTTTAGCTAAGCAGATCATCGGTGGTTCTATCACCATCGGCAATATGCGCATCACCTTACAACCGGATGTATATACCGCGGGCAAAAGTCGCACCGACCAGATGCCCGAATACTTTAGCAGAACAGAACCCTATGCTTATAACCGTTTAGCGATTATGGTGCAGAAAGGCAACCCTAAAAATGTAAAAGGACTGAAAGACCTGGGCCGCGCAGACGTAAGGGTGAGTATGCCTAACCCGGAATGGGAAGGTATTGGCAAGCGCATTGAAGAGGCTTATTTATTGGCTGGTACCGAAACATTGCGCAAAACCATTATGGAAGACAAGGTAAAAGATAGCACTACCTACTTAACGCAGATCCATCACCGTCAAACACCGATGCGCATCATGTACAACCAATCAGACGCGGCCCCCGTATGGTATAGTGAGGCTTATTATCAAATGACGATCAAGCACCCGACAGACCTGATAGAGATACCCGCTAAAGATAACATCAACGCCACTTACGTTGCTGGTCAAATGAAAAATGCACCGCATGCACAGGCAGCGAAAGATTTTATGGATTTTTTGATCAGCCCGACGGCCAAAGCGATTTACCGCAAATACGGCTTTACAACTAAATAA
- a CDS encoding c-type cytochrome, which produces MENPESQKELIKTVVKLSRYTVYISCITVACIAIVIISLSNIGSTRSTVTKPTTSTGSILSNEASAVTTPRSIPADAWKAPDESTIPAGKAGDAIRYGRELIAHTAQYLGPKGSVAMITNGMNCQNCHLAGGTKLFGNDYASFVTSYPKMSGRSGKVEPASERIAECFERSLAGKVPDILGKEVQSILAYMKWLGKDVKKGQKLFGSATEKIAFMDHAADPAKGKEVFVMKCQSCHGSNGEGLLNADQKTYANPPLWGKHSYNDGAGMYRLTNFAGFVKNNMPFGATYQSPQLTDEEAWNVAAFVNSQPRPHKDQHKDWTDLKKKPIDFPFGPYADGYSEKQHKLGPFKPIKDAQKELTSKKS; this is translated from the coding sequence ATGGAAAATCCGGAATCACAAAAAGAGCTTATAAAAACGGTAGTTAAACTGTCGCGGTACACGGTTTATATTAGTTGTATCACAGTTGCCTGCATTGCTATAGTTATTATCTCTTTATCTAATATAGGTTCAACCAGATCGACCGTAACCAAGCCAACCACATCGACGGGAAGTATCCTGTCAAACGAAGCCTCTGCCGTTACTACGCCCCGTTCTATCCCTGCTGATGCCTGGAAAGCGCCTGATGAAAGTACCATCCCTGCAGGTAAAGCAGGTGATGCTATTCGTTACGGCCGCGAGCTGATCGCGCATACGGCCCAATACTTAGGGCCCAAAGGAAGTGTAGCCATGATCACCAATGGGATGAATTGCCAGAACTGCCACCTGGCAGGCGGCACCAAGTTATTTGGGAATGACTATGCCAGTTTCGTTACTAGTTATCCAAAAATGAGCGGACGCAGTGGTAAAGTAGAACCTGCTTCAGAGCGTATTGCAGAATGCTTTGAGCGCAGTTTAGCGGGCAAGGTGCCTGATATACTAGGTAAAGAAGTACAATCTATACTGGCCTACATGAAATGGTTAGGCAAGGATGTGAAGAAAGGCCAAAAGCTATTCGGCAGTGCTACTGAAAAAATAGCTTTTATGGATCATGCGGCTGACCCGGCAAAAGGTAAAGAGGTTTTTGTCATGAAATGCCAGAGCTGTCATGGCTCCAATGGTGAAGGCCTTTTGAACGCAGATCAAAAAACCTATGCCAACCCACCGCTCTGGGGAAAGCATAGCTATAACGATGGTGCAGGAATGTACAGGCTGACCAACTTTGCCGGATTCGTAAAAAACAATATGCCTTTTGGTGCTACTTACCAAAGCCCGCAGCTGACAGACGAAGAGGCCTGGAATGTAGCAGCGTTTGTTAATTCGCAACCCAGGCCGCATAAAGACCAGCACAAGGATTGGACCGACCTGAAGAAAAAACCGATCGATTTCCCGTTTGGCCCCTATGCGGATGGCTACAGCGAAAAGCAACACAAACTCGGCCCATTCAAACCAATAAAAGACGCACAAAAAGAATTAACCAGTAAAAAATCGTAA